The DNA region ACCGCTGTAGCTagggtgggagggagcacaACTTACTTTGTTATTTTATGTTAGCTCTCTGGGTAAAAAAATTCCAGTGCAAGTTCCATAAGCCTTGGTCCTACCCTGTTCTTTAATTTAATGACCCTAAGTGCAATAAGAAAGACATTCCCAGTAAAACAGGCACAAAGGGTATGTActaggttctttgtgcattGCAGTGCATATGGTGCCCTTGTTCTGGAGAAAGCAATAAGAAGTTGCAttttaaggcaaaataaaatggcagaACCATTTGCTGCTCTGAGAATTCTGTCTAGAAGATGAGTTGCTGGCACAGTGTGGCAGACTCTGTGAGTAGAGATGTTGGGTGTAATATGCAAAGTTCAGTTTCACACATGCCATTTCAATTCCAAAGGTAATTTTACAAAAGTTAATGGATTTGAAAGGATTTACACCCGCACAGTGGGGAGGAGAATGCGCCCCATGGGAGACAGAGAGGGGAGAGGCCAGCTGGAATGATCAGCGCAGGATTTCCGTGTCTTGGGTTTGGGTTCTGAAGTGCTGATCATGGTCAGGATTTGTGTTACACTGCAAGAGGCGAAGATTAAAGCCCTGTTTGCTTAGGGGCATGTGGTTCCCTCTTTTGCTTAAGCTTAAGTGTGGTGGGACACTGGGGAGACACTGCCCTTGATTTACAGTACAGATACTTGATGCACAACCCCAAGGCACCTTGCACTGTACCATTCGCAGAGTCCCAGCCAGCTCTGTACTACTGGAAGACATGTAGAAGAGCTTTTCCCCAAGACTTGTCCCTCCAAATCTCTTTCCCTCCCAGTGTATCCCCTATATTGGTAGAGATTGGAGAGGACATACAAGATTTGGACTTGAATAAGCAATCACTACCCAAAAGGAAAAACCCCTGTAACCAGAAAATGGTGCAAAAATCTTGATTCAGCTTTGAGGGAGCATGCAGATTGCTCTGCAAGGTAGCTGAGGACCAACCTGCTGTGCGGCTGGGGAGGGTTGTGGCAGCCCAAGCAACAAGATGgagcacagcaaagcaaagccgTGGTGAGAACCAGCTCTCCAGCATGGTTTGACCTTCAAATGCTCCTTGAACACAGCTTCTGTTTAGATGGGGAGTTAATGGGTCTCAAGTAATAAAATCCCTCTGATTGGCAGAAAAATAGGGGAACTTGGCTTTACTGACAAAGAAAAGGTTTGTTTTCAGCTATCCTAATTTGCATTAATGCTCCCATAATGTGGAGGAGGTTCTGATGAGGGAGAGGTTCCCTTGGGTGAGGTCAACCACTGGCCTGCATTGGGTGTTGTTTGGCCTCTCTTCACtggtggtgggggaaaaaaagtgctgcATCCTTGCCCAAGTACTTTGAATTTCATTCTGAGGCAGAGCATCCTCTTGCTGTGCAAAAACCACTTCTGTGACACCAGTGACAAAAGCCTAAGAAATTAAATCTTTAGAAGTCAAATCACTGCAGAATAACCTGGTGTAACTCCATCAAAATCttcgggttttttttcatgggaaGCCTTCCTTTACAAggataaataaacaaaacaccCCAGGGTCCCTCAGTGAGGCCAAGCCTAGcttctttccagaaagaaaCCTTTCATCTTTCCTTTACAAAGGTTATTTATGATCCTAAAAGGAGAGGACAAAAGGCTTGTTCTCCCCCTGCCTTGCCCAccagcctggcagggaggagctgctctcctgtgCCCACCTCCTGCCTCATCCCAGGCTTGGGCCAGGCAGTGTCAGTCCCCCAAGGGAAGCAGCTCTTTCAGGGTTAGGAAACCCATGGCTCATTCTGGGTCTCTCTTTGCAGTCAGGAAGACCCACTGAGATGACGAATTGAGCCAAACCCCAATACCTTTTCTCACTTTGGCTGCTGTGCACAGCCTAGCCAGCCTGATGACAGCCTTGGTGGGGTGCAGACCCCTGCCCTGCACTGCTCAGTCCTGGCTTCAGCTCAGCTCTTAACCCCTGTACCAAACCAGCTATGTCTGGCGAATATTCACCTGCCTCAACAGAAGGCACAGAGGGAGGTTCCtgtgatattttccttttttctttggttgtgACTTTATGTAAGTGGCTGACAGGCTGTGATGGAGCTGAAGAAATATCTCTAGATCCAGAGTGcagggataaaaagaaaaaaacctagactttttccccctttccctgaGAAAAGGTAATTTACGTAAATTTATCCACGACCAGCATACGGCAATAGCTCACAACTTTGTTAATGGAAACCTGGTGATCCATAACACTTGTGTGGGAGACATTTGCTTGGGGGTAATACAATATTAATGTTAATATCAATGATCGATCAGAGGATTTGCAAGAAAGGCATAAAGTATTTAATTATAATTACATTGGGAATGGCTTTGTAATGGCTACGACATTTGAATAAGGTCACGTCTAGCCCTCACCCCTGTTATGTTGTTCTATATTAAATGCCATTCACTGTAAGTGCTGGAAACCTTTCTGGAGTCACCACAATATAATATACTGGGTAAATTGAAATATGTCCCTTCATTTTTTGAAATATGATTGATAtcctttgcaaaacaaatgttAACACCTATTTGTACACAAATTTCTTTGATTATATGTTAGGGAAACTCAAGTATGACAGTCTCTCCTAGCAGGCACTTTACTGTGAGCAAAGGACATGGCTATTTATGAATATTAATTCGTCTTACTGAAAATGGTTTTGGACCTTTGCTGTAAATCCACCTGGCtgtatttctgcctttcttaATACATTTATCCTATACTGCTTAGTAGCCATAACTGTATCTATCTCCACTGGTCTCAGCAGCTCACTGTGTTCACCTGGGTAAGGTGTATGCTTAGTAAGAACTTTTGCTGTCATTGAGTTACCTTTTGCTAAAAGCATTAACGAAGAATACATAGAAAGAATCATATCTGCACatttcacagcaaaaaatatatatttcaaatatacTGCAGATGTGCATTATAACTATCAGCCTAACCGCAGCATTGCCATGTTTAAaacaatcaagaaaaaaatctgcgtATAAAGCATGAATATATAAATGTAGGTAGGATCCTAGAGGTGCACACATACCAACCCACACGTGAGCGCATGCATACATTGAAGTACTAAATGAGGCACGCTCTTCCCACACCTATTTACTACTGAGCACAAATACTAAAGGAGCAAATTCTCGTCCTTCTTCAAATGTCCGGTGACCCcagaggttttcttctttttctgatgtCAATGTAAACAGCAGATCAATAAGGTCTAATGagtcaaattttgctttcagataATCGCCCAGAATAAACATTGATTCACAAAGAATTGAAAGCTCCCATTTGAAGGCAGAATTTGGTCAGAACAAATCATCCCTTCAAAGTTTGGAAGACATGCAGTGATGTAACTGACATGACTTTCCATTTTGTCCTTTCTGAAGAAGAAGCAAAGACTTTTGCATGCTATAGAAATGCCTGAAGATAGCAAGTTTTATAGTTTTCCAAAAAATGAGCATTTATTACCAATCAGTGTGAAATACCACTGATGGTAAATTTTACGTATATGGCAGGAGTTTGAGCATCATGACAACACATATCATGCATTTTTACAACATATAAGTGCAGTGATATTGCTCCCTTTCTCAATAACAATATATAAGAATATATAGTATAAATGTACAGTATATATTAGACACAATGTAAAATAACTTAGTGAAATGTCAAAGCTTCTGCATAAAAATTCAAGTCATGCCCGAGCATACCTCTAGCACAATTTTGCTTAATCTTATCTCATATACCTTCATTTACCTTTAGTTCATGTTGCAAAGATAATTTTATCTCTCTGTATATAATTGCTTAAAACCACCAGAATccttgtctgtttttcttttatctgcAGTAGGTGAAGAGTGTAATAGACAAGCCAAAACCAAGATTTGGTGGAGTCTTTACTAATGCTGCCGTTAGGTACTGGCAAGTAATTCATTGTGAACAAGTTGTATAAAAGCAAGTTCTTAAATGCTCATTACAGTTCATCATTGTCCATCAGGTTCTGCTCTGAAATACGCCACTGCACGTAAATGGTAATGAAATGGCTTTCTTTAGAAATGGAGCTCATGATCTAACATTGCTATCTGTAAATTATAAATCtcaccagctttgctgaaaTCGTATCAAGTACCACTTTGGTAATTGCTTGCAAGAAGGATcgataaaaatctgtttaatagGAATACCCAACTTGTCTCCAAGCAGGTAGGTGGAACGCTGGCTTTGGGCAACACTGGATACAGCTTCTTGCAAAGCCGTGTCTCCCTTCATACTTACTAAATGAAATATGTTCAAGgactttgttgttttttgtttttttttttttaaaaaaccaaggCATTAAGAGGCCCTATGGCTCTGTCACATTACTCCTCAAAGTCTACCAGAGTTCAACAGCCTTGCAATTAGCTTTCTTGGAATTATTTTGAATACAACTTCAACAGTTTAAACAACTCTGCCCTGACTATCAATAGAAATATACTTTCAACACTTATTAATAACTACATTTTCTAATTAATGATGAATTAATGCTCCACAACAGTTTGAAACAtgatgttaaaattaaaaaaaagggaagacagagaggttttctgtgattccttttaagaaaacaaaggccCCCACCCCTACATTCTCAGCCAGTGTAAGTCGACAGAGTTACAATGTTTTAGATCAGCTTAAGTTCTGACCTATATACTTCAGTGGAATTAATCCTAATTTCCACCAGTAAAAGTGGTCTCAAATTCACTTTGTCTTTAATAAAGCAATGGGTGATAAGCAAGTCTCTTTTTTGTCGGATTCTGCTTGAGAAAGGAAATTCTTTGTGGTGTTAAATGACATCCACGAcagtttagaaaacaaagctagaatttcattaatttcagcATAGTGAAAACGGATATTGGTAACTGTTATTTACGCTTTAACCTTAGCAAAGTTCTTTGGGTACAGACAGAGTATCAGCTGGTGAATTGGTAACCCTTTCTGAGTACCGCttgggaagaaaacaaggagGCAGGTGGCTGATTTTCAGTGACGTGAGGCTGCTGAATACACTGCAGCTCAGACTTTGTTACCACGAATAAATAACATCACATTGTCCAGAACTGGAGATTAATTTGCTGGGCCTCCAGTAgatgatatttattttcttgcatatTATACTGAGATCTCAGGACAGGCAAAGGGTCGGGGGCTGAAAGAATGTAATCAATGctgaatttaatttcagaatcCGATTTTGCTAAGGAGGAATTGCTTAGGCTCTGCCTGTTGGTCATGTTGTTTGGAGCAAACCCACGAGGCTCCAGTAGTCTTGGTCCTGATTCAATTCTTTCTTGTTTACTTTCAGAAGAGGAAATGTTGTTTAAAGCACAGTCCATAGAAGATGTATCGGGGGATGAAGGACTTTTCCCTCTGCTTGGTCTCTGATCCTTATATTCCCTCTTcacattcctcctcctccgccttCGCCTGTAATTCCCATTTTCAAAAAGATCCAGCATGGATTCACATCCTGTTGCAAAGCTCCAATagtttcctttccccttctcatTCCCTTCTGTTCTGGGaacctgtatttatttaaaggcAGTTCAGTATTTGTATGTGTtacagatgctgctgctgaacatcTGCATTCATTTACATTCAAGAATGGTGTAAACACATATGACGACTTTTAAGCCTATTCTCCTTCTTTATATGAATAGGATGTAAACTGCATCCTCTTGAATTTGTTATCTATTAGCATGCATCAGACAAGGACGTACTCTTTATCTCTATAATTGACAACTCAGAGAGATTTTAAGTGATTCGCAGCTCAGCtgtttgtttcccttctttcctaGTGATTAGATTATTCCTGCATATCTTTTTTTAGCCATGCACAGTGTATATGTAAATATACAGTTACTGATCTTACCTTTACAAAACAACTGTTAAGCGATAAGTTATGTCGGATGGAGTTCTGCCAGGCTCTTTGATTTGATCTGTAGTAAGGAAATTTCTTCATTATAAAGTCATAAATGCCAGAGAGGGTGACTTTATTTGAAGGACTTTGCTGGATGGCCATTGCAATTAAGGCAATGTagctgaaaaaaggaaaacttgctGTTACACCACCACCTCACTCACATACTCGGTTTTTAGGACCACACGGGTACATGTGTGCCTATATCCCACTTCTGAAAGTTCTGCCAGCGGATCTGCACCCTGACCCGAGATGTTCCAGGGATAAGCCCCAAGCATGGTCCTGCCGCTCTGCCCCGAGCCCCCGGGGTCATACACAAGCGTTACTTCCAGGCAATTGAGTTCTGACCGGACTGCTTGCCCTGGCATTCAGTGAAGAGCGCTCAGATACAGGAGGATTACAGAAAGATCACCCACCTCAAACCCTGTCAGAAAAGTttccctgagctggaaggctgCAGTGAGACAGACCAGGCTCAGAGACTCTGTCACTGGAGACCTTGCCTGCTTCAGGCTAGGACTTCAGCTGCCCCTGCAAACACCTACACCACGCACCTTCCCACCACGCTGGGGTTTATCTGCACCCAGTTCACCCATTGGCACGTTGCACATTTATTTCCCCTTTCCCAGGGCTCCTGGAGGTCAGAGGAGACCATCTGAGGTCTGATGGCTCAACGGCATGCCAGAGTTGCTGTGACCCcacacagaaggaaacaaattgTGAACATTTCAAACACAGAGAGGGGGGGAAATCTGCCCGCTGCGGTGCCTGCGCCGGGGCCAGACCCACTGCGCACACCTGGGGAGAGGTCTGACGCTTCCCCGAGTGCTGTGATCCCACCATCCCAGAGCTCAGAAACCTCCCCAGAGATGGGGGGGACTTGGAAAAACTTCATCTTACCTGTACGCTGGTCTGGTGAATTTTTTCTCTTCGTCAGAACTACAGGTAGGATAATCATCCCCATCATAATTGAAGCAGTTATAGGGGTACTGCGTGTTGTCAAACATCGTCCTGCTCCTTGCTTAGATCCTGTGGAGTGAGAGAGATGGAGTGATGTTTCTCAGAGCTTGGactccctcctcccttcttccctcccctctgtCTGTCTcattccctctctcccccctcctcacGCTCCCTCTCTTCCGTGCACACATACTCTCCGTGATGGGGTGGGGATTGTTTTTGCAATTCTTGCGTCCCAGACAGCCCGTCTGTTAGGATATTATTTTTCTAGGGGGcttgttattgttgttattgctGTTGCCTCCAATGGGGTGGCGGAGCCAGGCGGCTGGTGACTGGCGGAGCTGGTGAATTGGGGGTGAACCTTTGAACCGGGGTGTGCACCGCCGGTAGCTCCGCTCAGCTCGCTGGGTGGTCCGGGCTGGAGAGGGGCCAGCGCTCCCCCTGCCACATCCACAACGTGACAAAAGCAAACAGCGTGATGTTAATAAATCATGCTTCAAGGTCTCTACTTGGAAATTAAACTTTGAGAACAGAGTacagctccccccagcccccgagttcccccccccttccgatttttctctccccagcGAAGCAGGGTggctttcttatttatttatttttagaaacccGACGTACAATAAACAGACGTTCCAGGCAGTAATACATGCTTGTCCTGATCTGCAATCTATAATACAGTATAATAGACATACATTATATTTCCATGACTAAAGGAAAATGTGTATGTTCAAAGAAAGTAGAACAGAGGGATATGAGGGACTACTGTCAAGCaggaaagtaaaaggaaaatagctgtaggcaggagagctgcctgTGTGGGCTTTGATCTGAAGGATGAATTAGACTAATAGCCCTGTGTGTTGGCATCCAATACCGTAACAATTTAATAGTTTTTCAATGCTTTGGAGCGTTTTCCAACAAGTGATGTAAACCAAAGGCATCACGCACCATTTCAGGGGGGACTAAAAAGGTATATGCCACGTgacaattaaattatttgaagaCAGCTCTGTCCCAGGAACTAGCCTCAGGAGGAAATGGGTattggaaaagagaaagcaaactgGTGTGCGGAGATTTACCTGAACGGAAATATAAAAGCAGAACCACTAGCAATGCAACTTTTGTTTTCTATATCTTTCATACAAGGTATGTCCCCAAACCCCTTTTGGTGTTAAAGG from Phalacrocorax aristotelis chromosome 10, bGulAri2.1, whole genome shotgun sequence includes:
- the FOXL3 gene encoding forkhead box L3 isoform X2, with the translated sequence MFDNTQYPYNCFNYDGDDYPTCSSDEEKKFTRPAYRSNQRAWQNSIRHNLSLNSCFVKVPRTEGNEKGKGNYWSFATGCESMLDLFENGNYRRRRRRRNVKREYKDQRPSRGKSPSSPDTSSMDCALNNISSSESKQERIESGPRLLEPRGFAPNNMTNRQSLSNSSLAKSDSEIKFSIDYILSAPDPLPVLRSQYNMQENKYHLLEAQQINLQFWTM
- the FOXL3 gene encoding forkhead box L3 isoform X1 → MFDNTQYPYNCFNYDGDDYPTCSSDEEKKFTRPAYSYIALIAMAIQQSPSNKVTLSGIYDFIMKKFPYYRSNQRAWQNSIRHNLSLNSCFVKVPRTEGNEKGKGNYWSFATGCESMLDLFENGNYRRRRRRRNVKREYKDQRPSRGKSPSSPDTSSMDCALNNISSSESKQERIESGPRLLEPRGFAPNNMTNRQSLSNSSLAKSDSEIKFSIDYILSAPDPLPVLRSQYNMQENKYHLLEAQQINLQFWTM